A window of the Gossypium arboreum isolate Shixiya-1 chromosome 2, ASM2569848v2, whole genome shotgun sequence genome harbors these coding sequences:
- the LOC108467212 gene encoding LOW QUALITY PROTEIN: amino acid transporter AVT6E (The sequence of the model RefSeq protein was modified relative to this genomic sequence to represent the inferred CDS: inserted 2 bases in 1 codon; substituted 1 base at 1 genomic stop codon), producing MDSNYSAIPKGSFVELQMQNEPHDFRSQQKSLLSDDGNRVNHPKVIDTDDVDTDVDVDLDDCTLVLSKPNSGSGVSGAVFNLTTTIIGAGIMALPATMKVLGIVLGIFLIILIGILSEISVEMLIRFAVSCKARSYGEVVQIAMGRTARVLSEICIIVNNAGVLIVYLIIMGDVMSGSVRHIGVFDQWLGHGFWDHRKLLVLVVMVVFLAPLCVLDRIDSLSMTSAASVALAVVFVVVCFAVAFIKLIEGKIEAPRMSPDFGSKMAILDLLVVIPIMTNAYVCHFNVQPIYNELEGRSPQKMNQVGRITTALCVVVYAXTAISGYLLFGKDTEGDVLTNFDRNLGIRFSTALNYIXALHLVLVFPVIHFSLRQTVDNLVFEGSAPLTESKKRSLALTVILLVLIYIGSTMIPNIWTAFKFTGATTAVSLGFTFPALIALRISQQEESMSLSRVEKFLSWLMLILAVIVSIAGIIGNIYTIQSSSE from the exons ATGGATAGTAATTATTCAGCTATACCCAAAGGCTCATTTGTAGAATTACAAATGCAAAATGAACCCCACGACTTTAGATCCCAACAAAAATCGCTCCTCTCTGATGATGGGAACCGGGTAAATCATCCCAAGGTTATTGATACTGATGATGTTGATACTGATGTTGATGTTGATCTCGATGATTGTACCCTTGTTTTAAGTAAACCCAATAGCGGGTCTGGTGTTTCTGGTGCTGTTTTTAACTTAACCACCACAATTATTGGTGCTGGAATCATGGCTTTACCTGCTACTATGAAGGTTCTTGGAATTGTTTTAGGAATTTTTTTGATAATCCTGATTGGGATTTTGTCTGAAATTAGTGTCGAGATGTTGATTAGGTTTGCGGTTTCTTGTAAAGCTAGATCTTATGGGGAAGTTGTGCAAATTGCAATGGGGAGAACTGCTAGGGTTTTGTCTGAGATTTGCATAATTGTCAACAATGCAGGTGTCCTGATagtttatttgattattatgggtGATGTTATGTCTGGTTCGGTTCGTCATATTGGGGTTTTCGATCAGTGGTTAGGACATGGTTTTTGGGATCATAGGAAGTTATTGGTTTTGGTTGTTATGGTTGTTTTTCTTGCTCCACTTTGCGTGTTAGATAGGATTGATTCATTGAGCATGACTTCGGCTGCTTCGGTAGCTCTCGCTGTTGTTTTCGTTGTGGTTTGCTTTGCTGTTGCATTCATTAAGCTTATTGAAGGGAAGATAGAGGCTCCAAGGATGAGCCCAGATTTTGGATCGAAAATGGCAATTTTGGATTTACTAGTAGTTATCCCTATTATGACTAATGCATATGTTtgccatttcaatgttcaacctATATACAATGAGCTCGAAGGGCGATCTCCTCAAAAGATGAATCAGGTGGGGAGGATCACAACTGCTCTTTGTGTTGTGGTCTATGCCTGAACAGCAATATCAGGGTATTTGCTCTTCGGAAAGGACACTGAAGGTGATGTTTTGACCAATTTTGATAGGAATCTGGGAATTCGTTTTAGCACTGCTTTGAATTATAT TGCTCTTCATTTGGTTCTGGTTTTCCCTGTTATTCACTTTTCCCTACGGCAAACTGTGGATAACTTGGTGTTTGAGGGATCAGCTCCTCTCACGGAGAGTAAAAAAAGGTCTTTGGCATTAAcagtaatattgttagtgcttatATATATTGGATCTACTATGATCCCAAATATATGGACAGCTTTCAAATTTACTGGAGCAACAACAGCTGTTTCCTTAGGTTTTACGTTCCCTGCTCTAATTGCATTGAGGATAAGTCAGCAAGAAGAGAGCATGAGCTTGAGCAGAGTAGAAAAATTTTTGTCGTGGTTAATGTTAATACTGGCTGTGATAGTTAGCATTGCTGGGATAATCGGGAATATTTATACCATCCAAAGTAGTTCTGAATGA
- the LOC108466170 gene encoding uncharacterized protein LOC108466170: MLGTKAISSSSEIYHHSSDDWVQLFTDGAVARDSGNASAGGVMFTFGVELWGILDGIFILLNRGHKKVKIQTNNLEVVRALTMEENVNFDITLLRRVKRVLFSEDQWVIKYVPRECNLIADQLAKISLSWQTSLQIFEFPPIVVAMTIQQDKAFRVS; this comes from the exons ATGCTTGGGACTAAGGCTATCTCATCTTCGTCAGAGATCTATCACCATTCTTCTGATGATTGGGTGCAATTATTTACTGATGGTGCAGTGGCTAGAGACTCCGGAAATGCCTCAGCAGGTGGAGTG ATGTTCACCTTTGGAGTAGAACTTTGGGGCATTCTTGACGGCATCTTCATTTTATTGAATAGAGGGCATAAGAAAGTCAAGATTCAGACGAATAATTTAGAAGTGGTAAGGGCCTTGACTATGGAAGAAAATGTGAATTTCGACATTACCTTGCTTAGAAGAGTTAAACGAGTTTTGTTCTCTGAAGATCAGTGGGTAATCAAGTATGTTCCTCGAGAGTGTAATTTAATTGCAGACCAATTGGCAAAGATTAGTCTTTCTTGGCAAACTTCCCTCCAGATATTTGAATTCCCTCCTATTGTAGTGGCTATGACTATCCAGCAGGACAAAGCTTTTAGAGTTTCTTAG